A portion of the Caloranaerobacter ferrireducens genome contains these proteins:
- a CDS encoding Asp23/Gls24 family envelope stress response protein, whose translation MKVAALIGESGTGKSYKAIMLAKELGIEYIIDDGLLIKGTKVLAGKSAKREDTIVSAVKRALFMDKDHRKEMKEAIKNLKPDALLILGTSDRMVDKIVEILEIPAISKRIYIQDISDKYEIDLAKKQRQLEGKHVIPVPTFEIKKEFSGYFIDTLKVFFKKTNNDKQYFEKTVVRPTFSYLGKYTISRNVIRDLVKYAAYKVIGISKVGNIDIKTKEQGIIISLDVEMVYGNPIKPLVRRMQEQIVDEVEYMTSLNILSVDVSVKKMIKI comes from the coding sequence ATGAAAGTGGCAGCTCTTATTGGCGAAAGTGGTACGGGTAAGAGTTACAAGGCTATTATGCTGGCTAAAGAATTAGGAATTGAATATATAATTGACGATGGATTATTGATAAAAGGGACAAAAGTTTTGGCAGGAAAGTCTGCTAAGAGGGAAGACACTATTGTAAGTGCAGTAAAAAGAGCTTTATTTATGGACAAGGACCATAGAAAAGAAATGAAGGAAGCTATAAAAAATCTTAAGCCTGATGCTCTATTAATATTAGGCACATCAGATAGAATGGTAGATAAAATTGTTGAAATATTAGAAATTCCTGCGATATCTAAAAGAATATATATACAAGACATATCTGATAAATATGAAATTGATTTAGCAAAAAAACAGAGGCAGTTAGAAGGGAAACATGTTATTCCTGTACCTACTTTTGAGATAAAAAAGGAGTTTTCAGGATATTTTATAGATACTTTAAAAGTATTTTTTAAAAAAACAAACAATGATAAGCAGTATTTTGAAAAAACAGTAGTAAGACCTACATTCAGTTACTTAGGCAAATACACCATATCACGCAATGTAATAAGAGATTTAGTTAAATATGCTGCTTACAAGGTTATAGGTATTTCTAAGGTAGGAAATATAGATATAAAAACTAAAGAACAAGGAATAATAATTTCTTTAGATGTGGAAATGGTATATGGAAATCCGATAAAACCTCTTGTGAGAAGAATGCAGGAGCAGATAGTAGATGAAGTTGAATATATGACTTCCTTAAACATACTTTCTGTTGATGTTAGTGTCAAAAAAATGATAAAAATTTAA
- a CDS encoding cyclic lactone autoinducer peptide: MLRKANKLMISSFIVFLTFIATVSASVNSLWFFYEPDIPKNLKSKE, translated from the coding sequence ATGTTAAGAAAAGCAAATAAATTGATGATATCTAGTTTTATAGTTTTTCTAACTTTTATTGCTACAGTAAGTGCTAGTGTAAATAGTTTATGGTTTTTCTATGAGCCAGACATTCCTAAAAATTTAAAAAGTAAGGAATGA
- a CDS encoding Ger(x)C family spore germination protein yields the protein MIKLKKILVLLLMIIFNIVIFSACWDNKDLTEKAFVTAVGVDKTSEGKIQLTLQIVKPTIMKAGEQGAAQEEAFWVFTTTGDTIFEAAKNQMITVNRKPFYNHADLMVIGEEFARNGIMEALDFWERNHEPRLGADILVAKGTTAEEILKAKSDLEKIPSIHIKSILENNKALAKIKKVTIIDVLKQLIQPGLSPAIGAIKVAKKEKVQKIENMKIDSTAVFKGDKLIGYLNTTQTRGLLFIQDEVKNAVYNVDNPLDESKKVAIEISNSNGKIDVKIVDGKLALLIEVKAIGNIADQQGNGDLTTKEIFKKLSKQAEKAIKRDIQDVVNIAQKKYKSDIFGFGEVVYKKHLNYWKQVKDDWSDIFSNAPVEIKVEVKIRGTGIIGKPSKVR from the coding sequence ATGATTAAGCTAAAGAAAATTTTAGTTCTATTGTTGATGATTATCTTTAATATTGTAATATTTTCTGCTTGTTGGGATAATAAGGACTTGACAGAAAAAGCATTTGTTACTGCTGTAGGTGTTGATAAAACTAGCGAAGGCAAAATACAGTTGACTTTGCAGATAGTTAAGCCTACCATAATGAAAGCAGGAGAGCAAGGGGCTGCGCAAGAGGAAGCATTTTGGGTTTTTACAACTACTGGAGATACCATTTTTGAAGCAGCTAAAAATCAGATGATTACGGTAAATAGAAAACCTTTTTATAATCATGCAGATTTAATGGTTATAGGAGAGGAATTTGCGCGAAATGGTATTATGGAAGCATTAGATTTCTGGGAGAGAAATCATGAACCGAGATTAGGTGCAGATATTCTTGTCGCTAAGGGGACGACTGCAGAGGAAATATTAAAAGCTAAGAGCGATTTAGAAAAAATACCTTCTATACATATAAAAAGTATATTAGAAAATAATAAAGCGCTTGCTAAAATAAAGAAAGTTACTATTATTGATGTTTTAAAGCAGCTTATTCAGCCTGGGTTAAGTCCAGCTATAGGGGCTATAAAAGTTGCTAAAAAAGAAAAAGTACAAAAAATTGAAAATATGAAAATAGATAGTACTGCTGTTTTTAAAGGTGATAAATTGATAGGTTATCTTAATACTACTCAAACTCGGGGGCTTTTATTTATACAAGATGAAGTTAAAAATGCAGTTTACAATGTGGATAATCCTTTAGATGAAAGTAAAAAAGTAGCAATAGAGATATCAAATTCAAATGGGAAAATAGATGTTAAAATAGTTGATGGAAAGTTAGCTTTGTTAATAGAAGTTAAAGCAATAGGAAATATAGCAGACCAGCAGGGAAATGGTGATTTAACTACAAAAGAGATTTTTAAAAAGTTAAGTAAACAGGCAGAAAAAGCTATAAAGAGAGATATTCAAGATGTCGTAAATATTGCACAAAAAAAATATAAAAGTGACATTTTTGGCTTTGGAGAAGTTGTTTATAAGAAACATTTAAACTATTGGAAGCAAGTTAAAGACGATTGGTCAGATATTTTTAGTAATGCTCCAGTTGAAATAAAGGTAGAAGTAAAAATTAGGGGTACTGGAATTATAGGAAAGCCATCTAAAGTTAGGTGA
- a CDS encoding DUF4097 family beta strand repeat-containing protein, giving the protein MVKEIVKLFLLTIFAVSLFVGCSNNIKINDFASKKGYVKNISYEKKVDAINCEKLKINANISDVEVKTVKGNSINIAVFNEVEGKNKEVVEKMLRNMDYRIKKEGDIIEINSISDNQPEGIYSITGKLKLSIPEKLLAIDVTTKIGDINIDTTLEKINVETKIGSINASLEKAKETKLVSDTGDIKVKGQSEKVDISTKVGNINLDIEKLVNANVKSKIGDISVHLRTISYDGQYMFESKTGFMKIKIPKNTKVSINGMQKAHMRLDDVKLDANGVKLYIKPPSAGDVVIQGY; this is encoded by the coding sequence ATGGTAAAAGAAATAGTTAAACTATTTTTATTAACTATATTTGCAGTTAGTTTATTTGTGGGTTGTAGTAACAATATCAAAATAAATGATTTTGCTTCTAAAAAAGGTTATGTAAAAAATATATCATATGAAAAAAAAGTAGATGCAATTAATTGTGAAAAGCTTAAAATAAATGCCAATATATCAGATGTAGAAGTAAAGACAGTCAAAGGTAATTCAATTAACATAGCAGTATTTAATGAAGTTGAAGGTAAAAATAAAGAAGTTGTAGAGAAAATGCTCAGAAATATGGATTATAGAATAAAAAAAGAAGGGGATATAATAGAAATTAATTCTATTAGTGACAATCAGCCAGAAGGCATATATAGTATAACTGGAAAGCTAAAACTTAGCATACCAGAGAAATTATTGGCAATTGACGTTACTACTAAAATTGGAGATATAAATATAGATACAACATTAGAAAAGATAAATGTAGAAACGAAAATTGGAAGTATAAATGCTAGTTTGGAGAAGGCAAAAGAAACTAAGTTAGTATCTGATACAGGAGATATTAAAGTAAAAGGTCAAAGTGAAAAAGTTGATATTTCAACAAAAGTTGGAAACATTAATTTAGATATAGAAAAACTAGTAAATGCAAATGTTAAATCAAAAATAGGGGACATTAGTGTACATTTAAGAACAATAAGCTATGATGGGCAATATATGTTTGAGTCCAAAACTGGATTTATGAAAATTAAAATTCCTAAAAATACTAAAGTTAGTATTAATGGTATGCAAAAGGCTCATATGAGATTAGATGATGTAAAATTAGATGCAAATGGAGTAAAACTATATATTAAGCCACCAAGTGCAGGCGATGTTGTAATACAAGGATATTAA
- a CDS encoding GerAB/ArcD/ProY family transporter: MISNEKISPVQLSFVIMGFIFGSSAIITPAVAACQDSWLAYIFGWAGGYILIGMYAYISILNPSKTFIEILRDTFGKYIGSVIGIFYIWYFIHLAGLVFRNLGEFMVTSIYTETPLIFIIISIALVLTYSLKKGLEVIVRVGEITVPVMLILVLSIFLLVMGHYEVKNLLPFLEYGFFRVLKVSFSVLTFPFGETVVLLMIFPYLKKQKDLLKVSYISLTVIGFILLSVVMSNLMVLGADMLNRDLFPSHVTISLIPGIAVEPFISVNLLIAGSMKIVMCLYASLIGITQLFDLDDYKPFVIPVVAIAVVISIWVYDNLPDMVRWAGEVYPYYVIPFQIIIPALVLVISIVKNRRQRTDY; this comes from the coding sequence TTGATTAGCAATGAAAAAATCTCACCAGTCCAATTATCATTTGTAATAATGGGATTTATTTTTGGAAGTTCTGCTATAATAACGCCAGCAGTAGCTGCTTGTCAAGATTCATGGTTAGCCTATATTTTTGGCTGGGCTGGAGGTTATATACTAATTGGAATGTATGCATATATATCGATATTAAATCCATCAAAAACATTTATAGAAATATTAAGAGATACTTTTGGTAAATACATCGGTAGTGTTATTGGGATATTTTATATTTGGTATTTTATTCATTTAGCAGGACTTGTCTTCAGAAATTTGGGCGAGTTTATGGTAACATCTATTTATACCGAAACACCACTTATTTTTATTATAATTTCTATAGCCTTAGTATTAACTTATAGTTTAAAAAAAGGGTTAGAAGTTATCGTTAGAGTAGGAGAAATAACTGTTCCAGTAATGTTAATTTTGGTTCTTTCGATATTTTTATTGGTAATGGGTCATTATGAAGTGAAGAATCTCTTGCCTTTTTTAGAATATGGTTTTTTTAGAGTATTAAAAGTGAGTTTTTCTGTACTAACTTTTCCGTTTGGTGAAACTGTAGTGCTTTTAATGATATTCCCTTATCTGAAAAAACAAAAAGATTTGCTGAAGGTATCTTATATTTCACTTACAGTTATTGGCTTTATTTTGTTAAGTGTAGTAATGAGTAATTTGATGGTTTTAGGAGCAGATATGTTAAATAGAGATTTATTTCCGTCGCATGTGACAATAAGTTTGATTCCTGGAATAGCTGTTGAGCCATTTATTTCAGTGAATTTGCTTATAGCAGGAAGCATGAAAATAGTAATGTGTCTTTATGCTTCACTTATTGGAATTACTCAATTATTTGACTTAGATGATTATAAGCCATTTGTTATTCCTGTAGTTGCAATTGCAGTTGTGATTTCTATATGGGTGTATGATAATTTGCCAGATATGGTAAGATGGGCTGGTGAAGTTTATCCTTATTATGTTATTCCATTTCAAATTATAATCCCAGCGTTAGTATTAGTTATTTCAATAGTGAAAAATAGGAGACAGAGAACAGACTATTGA
- a CDS encoding GNAT family N-acetyltransferase, with product MRSAKIRKASIEDVDSIVDLWKKLSVDQLSKDPYYKGKIDFGDEKTTFLNAIKNPKCCIFVAESENKVIGFIEIWLKEKDFYFFIDDYAYILHCFVEEEFRNYKLTRRLFLAAENWAKENDAKYLQADVFQHNSRVIEGLRYLGLLSYRTRLVKPI from the coding sequence GTGAGGTCGGCAAAAATAAGAAAAGCATCTATAGAAGATGTAGATTCAATAGTTGATCTTTGGAAAAAGTTATCTGTAGATCAGTTAAGCAAAGATCCATATTATAAAGGCAAAATAGACTTTGGGGATGAAAAAACTACTTTTTTAAATGCAATAAAAAATCCAAAATGTTGTATTTTTGTAGCAGAAAGCGAAAATAAGGTAATTGGATTTATTGAAATATGGCTTAAGGAAAAAGATTTTTATTTTTTTATAGATGATTATGCATATATTTTACATTGTTTTGTAGAAGAAGAGTTTAGAAACTATAAATTAACACGAAGATTGTTTTTAGCAGCAGAAAATTGGGCAAAAGAAAATGATGCTAAATACCTGCAAGCAGATGTATTTCAGCATAATTCAAGAGTGATTGAAGGATTGCGGTATCTTGGATTATTGAGTTATAGGACTAGACTCGTGAAACCTATTTAA
- the ctpM gene encoding radical SAM/SPASM domain Clo7bot peptide maturase: MKASKYNFIWDLENGNKLAFNSMSCGLAEVNDEFLEILENVEKIKYEELKGAKKELVDNMLLGNFIVHDYIDELKMLKFKHYQGKFGRNGLGLTIAPTLNCNFKCPYCYETLDTHIMNQEIRQAIVNFVRESAKTLKEIHITWYGGEPLLVKDIIYELSEEFIKISKENNCKYDAYIVTNGYLIDDEIIKNFKKYKVKGAQITLDGPPHIHNNRRILRTGKGTFDVILKNIKKLKDADMQVGLRINIDKENSKFIPELLDILKDNNLTNLDVSFGHITPYTEACSSISDSCLTTKEYADLNLEYQKLLHEKGFKAERYPYYPGIKANYCCADQINSFVIDPKGYMYKCWNNVGNKDMAVGNIKTIKSLTDEKMIMNHVNWLTSVPFEHEECLECKLLPVCMGGCPYNLKRLGKPNCEKWKYNLEEILKYTYVYKTRNEKNKEIKKRSEKQAI; the protein is encoded by the coding sequence ATGAAAGCTTCTAAATATAATTTTATATGGGATTTAGAAAATGGTAATAAATTAGCATTTAATTCTATGAGCTGTGGATTAGCAGAGGTTAATGATGAATTTTTAGAAATATTAGAAAATGTTGAAAAAATAAAATATGAGGAATTAAAAGGAGCAAAAAAAGAGTTAGTAGATAATATGCTTTTAGGAAATTTTATAGTCCATGATTATATTGATGAACTAAAAATGCTAAAGTTTAAGCATTATCAAGGTAAATTTGGTAGAAATGGGTTAGGATTAACAATAGCTCCTACTTTAAATTGTAATTTTAAATGTCCATATTGTTATGAGACACTCGATACACATATTATGAACCAAGAGATAAGACAAGCAATAGTAAATTTTGTTAGAGAATCAGCCAAAACACTTAAGGAAATTCATATAACATGGTACGGTGGAGAACCTTTATTAGTGAAAGATATAATATACGAATTATCAGAGGAGTTTATTAAGATAAGCAAGGAGAATAATTGTAAGTATGATGCTTATATAGTTACTAATGGATATTTAATTGATGATGAGATAATTAAAAATTTTAAAAAATATAAAGTTAAAGGAGCACAAATTACACTTGATGGTCCACCACATATTCATAATAATCGCAGAATTCTTAGAACAGGAAAAGGTACTTTTGATGTTATTTTAAAAAATATTAAAAAGTTAAAAGACGCAGATATGCAAGTAGGATTGAGAATAAATATAGATAAAGAGAATTCAAAATTTATTCCCGAATTATTAGATATACTAAAAGATAATAATCTTACTAATTTAGATGTTTCTTTTGGCCATATAACTCCTTATACTGAAGCTTGTAGTTCAATTTCTGATTCATGTTTAACTACTAAAGAATATGCTGATTTAAACTTAGAATATCAAAAATTATTACACGAAAAAGGATTTAAAGCTGAAAGATATCCATATTATCCTGGAATAAAAGCAAATTATTGTTGTGCTGATCAAATAAATTCTTTTGTAATCGATCCTAAAGGATATATGTATAAATGTTGGAATAATGTTGGAAATAAAGATATGGCAGTAGGAAATATTAAAACCATAAAAAGTTTAACAGATGAAAAAATGATTATGAACCATGTGAATTGGCTTACTTCAGTACCTTTTGAACATGAAGAATGTTTGGAATGTAAACTTTTACCTGTGTGTATGGGAGGATGTCCATATAATCTAAAAAGGTTAGGGAAACCTAATTGTGAAAAATGGAAATATAATTTAGAAGAAATATTAAAATATACTTATGTTTATAAGACAAGAAATGAAAAAAATAAAGAAATTAAAAAAAGAAGTGAAAAACAAGCTATATGA
- a CDS encoding Clo7bot family Cys-rich peptide, with protein MKYIVKPSTNYKEGYCYVCTEQCQNDCTTQCIDKTS; from the coding sequence ATGAAATATATAGTAAAACCATCTACTAATTATAAAGAAGGATATTGTTATGTGTGCACTGAACAATGCCAAAATGATTGCACAACTCAATGCATTGATAAAACAAGCTAA
- a CDS encoding Clo7bot family Cys-rich peptide, whose product MKFIIKPNTLFHHGYCYCNKCDYKCYDQCTIHA is encoded by the coding sequence GTGAAGTTTATAATTAAACCTAATACTTTATTTCATCATGGCTATTGTTATTGTAACAAGTGCGATTATAAATGCTATGACCAATGTACTATACACGCTTAA
- a CDS encoding spore germination protein produces MLRYFTRLLNYFVLKAKNDSAQDSQYYTKTEKIPRSIESVKAKLKEIFSDSSDFVLREIVMGENSEVKILVAFIDGLTNKQTVNTNILKALMIESRISNLNRVVNKETIIDILKENLLSIGDLKIISDFKQTVDDILSGDTVIYIDGKTVAFKADTKGWESRGVEEPDTEAVVRGPREGFTETLRTNTALLRRKIRNPKLKFEMIKLGEQTNTEVCICYIKGIANPDIIETVKRRLEKIKIDAILESGYIEEFIEDEPFSLFPTVGNSEKPDVVAAKLLEGRIAILCDGTPFALTVPYLLIETIQASEDYYSRPYFASIARFARVLAFLGSVILPSFYVALISFHADVIPFKLLLSVSASREGLPTSAFTEALLMVLSFELLREAGVRMPRPIGQAVSIVGALVLGEAAVKAGLVSNLMIMVTALTAISSFVVPPMGGTIPILRVLFLIPANTLGFMGLFLSIFVVLIHLCSLRSFGVPYTSPFAPLDGMGLKDSIVRFPIWSMITRPKAITGNKNRRIEYRMKVNHIKKED; encoded by the coding sequence GTGTTAAGATATTTCACCAGATTGTTAAATTATTTTGTATTAAAAGCTAAAAATGATAGTGCACAAGATTCGCAGTATTATACAAAGACTGAAAAAATACCAAGGTCTATTGAGAGTGTTAAAGCGAAACTTAAAGAGATATTTTCTGATTCAAGTGATTTTGTTTTACGAGAGATAGTAATGGGTGAAAATTCAGAAGTTAAAATACTAGTTGCATTTATTGATGGATTAACTAATAAGCAAACTGTAAATACAAATATTTTAAAAGCATTGATGATAGAGTCCAGAATATCAAATTTAAATAGAGTAGTAAACAAAGAAACTATTATAGATATACTTAAGGAGAACTTGTTAAGCATTGGGGACCTTAAAATTATCAGTGATTTTAAACAAACGGTAGATGATATTCTTTCGGGCGATACTGTTATATATATCGATGGCAAAACTGTAGCATTTAAAGCGGATACTAAAGGTTGGGAGTCAAGAGGCGTTGAGGAACCTGATACAGAAGCAGTTGTAAGAGGTCCTAGAGAAGGTTTTACAGAAACTTTGAGAACTAATACAGCACTTTTACGTAGAAAAATTAGGAATCCTAAACTGAAGTTTGAAATGATTAAATTAGGAGAGCAGACTAATACAGAGGTATGTATCTGTTATATAAAGGGTATAGCTAATCCAGATATCATAGAAACTGTTAAAAGAAGACTAGAAAAGATAAAGATAGATGCAATACTTGAGTCAGGATATATAGAAGAATTTATTGAAGATGAACCATTTTCACTATTTCCTACTGTAGGGAATAGCGAAAAACCAGATGTTGTAGCAGCTAAGCTACTAGAAGGTAGAATTGCGATTCTTTGTGATGGAACTCCTTTTGCATTAACAGTTCCATATTTATTAATAGAAACAATACAAGCAAGTGAAGATTATTATTCAAGACCGTATTTTGCTTCAATAGCAAGATTTGCACGAGTGTTAGCTTTCTTAGGTTCAGTTATACTGCCTAGTTTTTATGTAGCATTAATTTCATTTCATGCTGATGTAATTCCATTTAAGTTATTATTGTCAGTATCTGCATCGAGAGAGGGATTGCCTACATCTGCTTTTACTGAAGCTCTATTAATGGTACTTTCTTTTGAGCTGTTAAGAGAAGCAGGTGTTAGAATGCCGAGGCCAATCGGTCAAGCCGTAAGTATAGTAGGTGCTTTAGTACTTGGTGAAGCTGCAGTTAAAGCAGGTCTTGTTAGTAATTTGATGATTATGGTTACTGCATTGACTGCTATTAGTAGTTTTGTAGTACCTCCGATGGGTGGCACTATTCCCATATTAAGAGTACTATTTCTCATTCCTGCAAATACATTGGGGTTTATGGGGCTGTTTTTATCTATATTTGTAGTTCTTATTCATCTATGTTCATTAAGATCATTTGGAGTACCTTATACGTCTCCATTTGCTCCACTTGATGGTATGGGATTAAAAGATTCTATTGTAAGATTTCCAATATGGAGTATGATTACAAGGCCAAAAGCTATTACTGGCAATAAAAACAGAAGGATTGAGTATAGAATGAAAGTTAATCATATAAAGAAAGAGGATTGA
- a CDS encoding Clo7bot family Cys-rich peptide, which produces MKYIVKPATDYKEGYCYVCGTQCQNKCGEQTINT; this is translated from the coding sequence ATGAAATATATCGTAAAACCAGCTACTGATTATAAAGAAGGATATTGTTATGTATGTGGAACACAGTGTCAAAATAAGTGTGGAGAACAAACTATAAATACGTAA
- a CDS encoding LytR/AlgR family response regulator transcription factor: MVDVLILEDESYTLRFIKKLVQENPLVYRVFEAQNSEEALNYIRKFSPSIALLDIELSSNEELNGVEIAKIIKNIKPDINFIFITGYSKYAIDSFSVHPYDYILKPVNVVKFMKVLNSLINQIVKNNKTDKIVVKNKKEIFFIPLDTVLFIEKQNKDTIIHVRDKEYLSKQTLNELENKLPKNFLRVHKSYIVNKDKITRITNIGNRSFEIRFSNTSKIALMSRYKFEELKEKIIPEV, encoded by the coding sequence ATGGTTGATGTTTTGATTTTAGAAGATGAAAGTTATACCTTAAGATTTATTAAAAAATTGGTACAAGAGAATCCATTAGTATATAGAGTTTTTGAAGCTCAAAACAGTGAAGAAGCTCTTAATTATATTAGAAAATTTAGCCCCAGTATTGCTTTGCTAGATATTGAACTTAGTTCGAACGAAGAACTAAATGGAGTAGAGATTGCAAAAATAATAAAAAATATTAAACCAGATATAAATTTTATTTTTATCACTGGATATTCAAAATATGCGATTGATTCTTTTAGTGTGCATCCATATGATTATATTCTCAAACCAGTTAATGTTGTAAAATTTATGAAAGTATTAAACAGCTTAATAAATCAAATAGTGAAAAATAATAAAACTGATAAAATAGTAGTAAAAAATAAAAAAGAAATATTTTTTATTCCATTAGACACTGTTTTATTTATAGAAAAACAAAATAAAGATACAATAATTCATGTGAGAGATAAGGAATATTTGTCAAAACAGACGTTGAATGAACTAGAAAACAAGTTACCAAAGAATTTTTTAAGAGTCCATAAATCCTATATAGTAAATAAGGATAAAATCACAAGAATAACAAATATAGGCAACAGATCTTTTGAAATTAGATTTTCTAATACAAGTAAAATTGCTTTAATGAGCAGATATAAGTTTGAAGAATTAAAAGAAAAGATTATCCCTGAAGTTTAA
- a CDS encoding Clo7bot family Cys-rich peptide — MKYIVKPLKSEVLGYCFACKTVCDIHCGNDCIEHCINNA; from the coding sequence ATGAAATATATAGTAAAACCTTTGAAATCTGAAGTTTTAGGATATTGTTTTGCATGTAAAACAGTATGCGATATTCATTGTGGTAATGACTGCATAGAACATTGCATTAACAATGCATAA
- a CDS encoding ABC transporter ATP-binding protein — protein MKELLKKIIQVIKPYTKLQVVGLFLTILYSATYFAAPIVSRYLIDEVLPSNSINKVYYGLAIFFVVCISQPITGYFKNLLFMKISESITFHLRRDMFTRIMYAPLKFFNKAKKGAIVSRIIDDSRNASNFITNLFIVIIKNIILVIIILGGMFYLSITITSIVLVISTLFLIFNFYLSKKFRKISLEVRKNYDDSCTMIEQATNSIITAKVYQLEEYFIGKYSQILDKAYKDNIKFRYLEIFLNSSAEALTVISITIIYGLGTVYVIQDRMTLGTVVALGLYFQMLIYPVLELLNSNIGIQKIIPIFDRIYEYLELENEEVNKDEIENKIIQNKKNILKGDIIIKDLWFKYENNYILKNINLSIKENSIVAFVGPSGVGKSTLVKLLLGLYSPSSGNIYIGGVNIKSLGLRVLRSNVAYVSQDIDLLNATIIENIRCGNKTIKHTEIIKVCQDVGIHEDIIKLPKGYNTMIYEMPNLSGGQKQKIAIARAIVRKPLIMVFDEPTSALDPESEKKICDLIKRLSKQCTIIIISHRLSTIMSADKIFVFKDGSILEEGKHEMLVKSNGVYAGYIKKANVM, from the coding sequence ATGAAAGAACTCTTAAAAAAAATTATTCAGGTAATAAAACCATATACAAAATTGCAGGTAGTAGGGTTATTTTTAACAATTTTATATTCTGCTACTTATTTTGCAGCACCAATTGTCTCGAGGTATTTGATTGATGAAGTTTTACCTAGTAATTCTATTAATAAAGTTTATTATGGACTTGCTATCTTTTTTGTTGTCTGTATATCACAGCCTATAACTGGCTATTTCAAAAACTTATTATTTATGAAGATATCTGAAAGCATTACATTTCATCTTAGGAGAGATATGTTTACTAGAATAATGTATGCACCTTTAAAATTTTTTAATAAGGCTAAAAAAGGTGCAATTGTGTCAAGAATTATTGATGACAGCCGAAATGCAAGTAATTTCATTACAAATTTATTTATAGTTATAATAAAAAACATAATTTTAGTAATAATCATTTTAGGTGGAATGTTCTACTTATCTATAACAATAACATCAATAGTTTTAGTTATAAGCACTCTATTTCTTATATTTAATTTTTACTTAAGCAAAAAATTTCGAAAAATCTCTTTGGAGGTAAGAAAAAACTATGACGATTCCTGCACGATGATTGAGCAAGCAACTAATTCGATAATAACTGCGAAAGTATATCAATTAGAAGAATATTTTATAGGAAAATATTCTCAGATATTAGATAAAGCTTATAAAGATAATATTAAGTTCCGTTATCTAGAAATATTTTTAAATAGTTCAGCTGAGGCATTAACAGTTATATCTATAACGATTATTTATGGATTAGGGACTGTATATGTAATACAAGATAGGATGACTTTAGGAACAGTAGTAGCTTTAGGACTATATTTTCAAATGCTTATATATCCGGTTCTTGAACTATTAAATAGTAATATTGGAATACAGAAAATTATTCCTATTTTTGATAGGATATATGAATATTTAGAATTAGAAAATGAAGAAGTTAATAAAGATGAAATTGAAAATAAAATTATACAAAACAAAAAAAATATTCTTAAAGGAGACATAATTATAAAAGATTTATGGTTCAAATATGAAAACAATTATATATTAAAGAATATAAATTTGAGTATAAAAGAAAATAGCATAGTTGCTTTTGTAGGACCATCTGGGGTTGGAAAGAGTACTTTAGTTAAATTATTGCTAGGCCTATATTCTCCTTCATCAGGGAATATATATATTGGTGGAGTCAATATTAAATCTCTTGGGTTACGTGTTTTAAGAAGTAATGTAGCTTATGTATCTCAAGATATAGATTTATTAAATGCAACAATAATTGAAAATATTAGATGTGGAAATAAAACTATCAAACATACTGAAATTATAAAAGTTTGTCAAGATGTAGGGATACACGAGGATATTATTAAACTACCAAAGGGTTATAATACAATGATTTATGAAATGCCTAATCTTTCTGGAGGACAAAAACAGAAAATTGCAATAGCTAGAGCTATAGTTAGAAAGCCATTAATTATGGTATTTGATGAGCCGACTTCTGCATTAGATCCAGAAAGTGAAAAGAAAATATGTGATTTAATAAAAAGGTTGTCAAAACAATGTACTATTATAATTATTTCACATAGGCTTTCTACAATAATGAGTGCTGATAAAATATTTGTTTTTAAAGATGGCTCTATTTTAGAGGAAGGAAAGCATGAAATGTTAGTAAAAAGTAATGGGGTTTATGCAGGATATATTAAAAAGGCAAATGTAATGTAA